The region GAGGACTTCCTCCAGCTGCGCAACGGCGGCGATGGCAGCTTTAAGCTCACGGTGCCCAAGTCCTGGAACCTGCTCTTCGGCAACGATGTCACGGAACTCTTGTTTTAGTcctctatatatattttccggtggtttcaaataaatgttaatCTTTTGGTGTAGGATAAAAGAGATTACTGGCCCTGTGCTCCCGGAAGAACTCGCTGCCATGTTCTTGGTGGTCCTGGCGCGTGGTCAACGTCTTGCCAAAACCGGACTCCCTTGAAAGCACACAAGCTCCTAGCCAAGCACTCAGAGTGGGCTCATCCGATTCGTAGATGGCGAACGTGGACTGGAACGGACGCATTTCCAGCAGTTCCTTGGTCAGTCGCTCCTTGAGACCCCTAAACTGGGCACATCCACCGGTCAGATAGACGTGATCCACCAGacgctgctgctcctcggcGGGAAAGAGCTTCAGCACGAACGCTATCAGTTCCGCCAGACCTGCCTCTGAGCAGCCAATCATGCTGGGCTGGAACAGGATCTCCGGCACGCGTATGTCCTCCACTCCAAAGTGCAACTGGTAGTTCTCGGCGGCACTTTGGGTCTGGGCATTGGAGTTGCCATCGTCAAAGTTGGCGTCATAGTGATTTAGGATCTTCTCGAACTCCAGCAACTGCTCGTTGTCCGCATCCGAGTCGCTGTCATCATTGTAACGATTGATTCGCTTGTATACGTCCCAGTCATTGTCGTTCATTCCAAAACCATCGTCCTCCTCCTCACCATTGGCCTTGCGGCGCTTCTCGCTCTTGGCCAGCGACGAGATAATGCGCATTCGTTCCTGAGCGGCGTGCGTATGCCTCTTGGCCTGCTCGgaacgctgctgctggcgggcTTGCTTGCGATTGAGTAGCTGCTCCCTCTTCCTGTGCAAATCGGCCAACCAATCCGCCTGGGACACGCCCTCTGGGGGCTTGGGCATCTTGTCCAGCTTCTCCTGCTGCTTGCTGGGACGCGGGGCACTCTGAGCCCTCTCCTGGGCACGCTTAACGCGCGAGTTTATGGTGGCGATAAGGGTGTCCAAGTCCTCCAACGTACcgatctgctgctgctgcagagcCCGCTCAAACTTGTCCAGCTTCTTCTGCTCGTACAATTGCCTCAGCTTGTTGTAGACAAACAATTGCTGCTCATCCTCGCGCAGTTTCTCCCGCTCGCGACGATTCTTGATCTCCAGCAGGCGATGGGCCAGCTCGCGTCGCTTCTCCTGCTTCTGCTCGGCGGTGAGCAGGGCATTGTTGGCAGTCACCGCATTGTAGGGCAGTTGAATCTTCATGATGTGCTCGTCGTAGTAGTCCATCTGGGCCCACTTGACCAGCTCTTCCTTGTAATCCACGGCAATGTGGCAGTGCTCGTGGACCAGTTTCTCCATTCGACTGATGGTGATGGCATTCAGATGCACGGGATACTTCATTTGCATGAGCCGGAAGAGGTAGGTGATGATGTGATAGCCGCCCACATTGAGGCGACGCACATGCTCCAGCTGCAGTTTGCCATTGAGCACGGGAATCACATGGGTGGTGCTGTAGCCAAAGGAGATAATGAGGGCATCCGCTATCTGTGGAGGAAAAAATAGTGTTAGTAGGAGCTTAGCCATAGGAGGACCTACGAGTAACCTTTTTCTGCTTCTGCTGATGGTGCTCCCAGCTGTAGAGAGCATCGATGCCGTAGGATACAGCCGGCACCCCGTAGCACTCGAAGAGCAGCTCGCTCATCTGCTGGCGGCAAAAGTTGGGATTGGCCAGCGCCTCGGTGAGCACGATCGGGTGATCTATCCTGTCCTGCCCCTCGAAGCCCATCTTGGTGAAGATGTAGTCAAAGATCTGCTCCTGATGGTTCCAGTTGGTTATCACGTTCCGCTCGAAGGGGCTCTTCAGATGGGCACGCACCGCCTCGATGTTGGTAATGTCGTTGCCCACCTGGATTTCGGCCGGTGCCTCCACAGCCGCCGCCGCGGAAGAACCTTCGGCGGAGACCTGCTGACTTGCCTCCTTCTTGCGATCCTTGCGCGGCTTGGTCAGCACGTTGCGGAAGCGCAGCTCCGGCTCCTTGGAGTCGCTCCAGCCCACGCGGCACTCGTAGGACCCATTGTCGATCACCAGAATGCGTTTGCCCACCATCTCAGCAGCCAAATTCAGTAGTTTTCATCCGACAAACACTCAGTTTCGCCTCCCCCTCGATTCGTAAACAAAGTGCGTCAAATCCAGTGTTGTAGAGTGCCGTGACTTTCCATCCACTCGAACTTGGGGGTGCCCATGTCTATAGGGTTCACTTCTGTACTGCTTTCCTAACAGTTAACACACCAAGTTTTCTAAAACaacttttgtaaaatattacaaatttttaggTGCTCATTCTCACGTTaacaaaaactgaaatttCACGTAGTTTTGCGCTATTTTACTCAAGCAAGATGCTACTCGTACAAGTTTTTACAAGTTCAGCAAATAACCAGAATATTGTAAgtgaaataatatattttacgcGGTTGATACGAAAATTCGGGAGTTTCAtgtattgtaaaaaaattgcatCGGTCCAGGTTTACTCCCTTACTACATTCcaaaaccaatttttttattgctaccaattttgtaaaatattataaattattgagCGCTACTTAGattaaaatctaaatttaaattcgttaagcaaaaatattattggttataatagtaataataataacaataatttaataCTATTTTTCCCCGTTCTTTTGTCTACAGAAACCCACACTTTTTGAAATTTCTGAATATGCCAAAATATTGGAACTTAAACAAAAACTGGAACCAATAACAGCCATACCCCTCTACCAGATTAAAATCTTTACATCCGATAAGAGCGTTACAGACAAGGAGGTGATCTCAGACATTTTGCGTGAGATGTCGTTGAAGGATCCGAGAGCAGATGCGGCATTCAATGTGTTTGACAACAAGACTTTCGTAGGTTTCGTGCGGTTCCATCGCCAGGTGCTCCAGAATGGCAAAGCTGTGGATTCGCTGTACTACGTGACTCCGGATTCGCgctcctccagcagcagcgccgTCTCTGGGTTGCCCAAAAAGAGGGCTTTAGAGCTAGAAAACCCAGCTGCCGGTGACAGGTAAGCCAGTGGAATTTACTGGGATtcccaaatatattattaaattattatttccctAGCACAATGCCTGTGTTTTCGCAAACGGATCGACTTGGGACCGATGAAGGCGATGGCTTCAAATGCGAATCGTCCTCCAGCATGGAGGAGGAGCAACCCTCGTGCAGCACGGGCATGGCCGCCCCGCAGTGCATCGACAGGACCAAGGACTGTTGCCAGCAGCAGAACTGCGGCAAGCCAGACAACCGTCCACCCTACGCGCGGACCATGCCCGAGAACCGCCGCTACGGCTTGGTCGTCAGCAATCTCGACTCCTGCGAGGAAGTCGATTCGGAGGCCTTGATGTCCCATATTTTCGAACTATTCGAATCGTGCAGCATAAAAGCCCTTCACTTTAGTGATTGCATTTCGATGGCGAAGTTCTGCTCGAACCTGCTGATCGTTTGTGTGGACGACGAGACTGCAGAATGGGTTGTAAACGCGGTGGACACCTTGTGTCCGCCCCACTCGTGCATGCCGTTTATTAAGTTCTTTGACCTCATGCGCTGCACCTTTGTACTGCCCCTAGTCCGTCCCGGGGAGCCACTTTGCAGCATTTTCTCGCTAATGGAGAAGCAAAATCCCGATTTGGTCACGGACAAATGGAGCGTAGTGAACCGCACACCTCTCGACCCCTGTGATGATAATGGAGATCTCGTTACCGACCTGTGTCCCAACGAGTTGATCGAGCTTTTTATTGACGAGGACAGCAAAGACCTGATCACCCAGCAGTGCTCGAAGATTGTCTACTTCTGCTGGCACCTGAAGGTCAACTTCGAGTGCTAGCACTTCGCCCGAATCGGATGCACCAGAGGCAATGGTGAGTAATCAAATTTCCCGCCCAGCTTTGCAGAGTGACCATAGACGCTTGGCTTTCACAGTATGTAAGCGGTAATTCGTGACGGCGCACGAACGGTAACACTCGCCCAGCGCCAGCGAAGAAAACCACCACCACGACCCGAGGATTAACATCGACGGACAGGAGCCTGCCCCGCGGCAGCAaacgcaacagcaacaagcaTCTCTAGCACCCATGGAGCCCATCGACATCGTCCGTCtggaggaggcggtggtctcTTTTTATCGCTCCAACTCGCAAAACCAGGCCATCACCCACGAGTGGCTGACCGATGCGGAGGCCAGCCCGCAGGCATGGCAGTTTTCCTGGCAGCTAATGCAGCTCGGCAAGGTGAGTACCCAGTACCCAGGCAGGACCTGCGCATCAATGCATCGATAGCCCCGGATATGTATACTCATGCACCTACCTCCCACTGCCAACTCCCACCTGCCACCTGCACCACCCCGCCGACCACCCACACAGAGCCAGGAGGTGCAGTTCTTCGGCGCCATCACACTGCACTCCAAGCTGATGAAGCACTGGCACGAGGTGCCGCCCGAGAATCGCGAGGAGCTCAAGCAGAAGATCCTCGAGTCCATCGTTCGCTTCGCCGGCGGACCGAAGATCGTGCTCAACCGCCTGTGCATCTCGCTGGGCGCCTACATAGTCCACATGCTGGGCGAATGGCCGGGAGCCATCGAGGAGGTGATCAACACGTTCCAAAACCAACGGATGCCAAATGTCAGTGCTGATGTGCAACTATGGATCATGCTAGAGGTGCTACAGGCCATACCCGAGGAGGCCCAGGTCATCCACACATCCGTCAAGCGGGCCACGCTGCGCGCCGAGATCGGCAAGCGAGTGCCACTCGTTCTACAGACCGCCGAGAGGTATTTGAAGCTCCAGATGAACCGTGTTTGGGACGCAGAGACGTACAGCAACATGAACCGGGCTGTAAAGTGCGTAGGAACCTGGATTAAGTAAGTTTGAAATCGTAAAAGCATTGTATTTCAGCTAATTGATCTTGCATCTCCCCCAGGAACATCGGCTATTCCATTGAGGGCTGCGTCACTATCACAGCCGTGTTGCTCGAGGTGGTCCACAAGTGCTACTGGCCTTGCATACATGCGGGCGACGGTTGCATGACTGCCGATGAGAACGAGCTGGCCGAGTCTTGTCTGAAGACGCTGGTCAACATCATCATCCAGCCAGATTGCCACAATTACCCGAAGACTGCGTTCGTTCTCATCAAAATGTTTCTGGACTCGTTAgctgaaataacaaaaactgAATGGAAGAGGGAGAACGACAACGAGGACATCATCGTCCACATCTACATGCTATTCGTGTCCTCCGTGGAGAGGCACTCCACGCTGCTGCTTAGCGGCATCACGTCATCGGATCCCGAACTATCTGTGCTCGTTCATCGCATAGTGCAGGAGATTCTGCACTGCACCGACAAGCCGGGCATCTACCCGGTGGAAGAGTCTTGCAGCACCATGGCCCTGGCCTTCTGGTACATGCTGCAGGATGAGGTGTTCGCCATGCAGAACGACGAGCAGAAGCACAAGTGTTGGGAATACATAAAACCGCTGTACGCCCACCTTACCAGAATTCTGGTGAGGAAATCGGAACAGCCGGACGAGAAGTCTCTCGCCAAGTGGAACTCTGATGATTTGGAGTGCTTCAGATGCTACAGGCAGGACATATCAGACACCTTTGTGAGCGGCTGTTGTCGTTATTTTGTGGCactctttttaataaattcaatttcttCAGATGTACTGCTACGACGTTTTAAATGACTACATACTAGAGATCCTAGCAGCCATGCTAGACGAGGCCATTGCCGACCTTCAGAGACACCCGACTCACTGGACAAAGCTGGAGGCCTGCATCTATTCCTTCCAGTCGGTGGCCGAGCACTTTGGCGGCGAGGAGTCGCGTCAGATACCGAGACTTATGAGAGTTCTGGCCGAGATCCCGTACGAGAAGCTCAACGTGAAGCTACTGGGCACTGCTCTGGAGACCATTGGCTCTTATTGCAATTGGCTGAAGGAGAATCCCGCCTACATACCGCCAGCCATCAACCTGTTGGTGCGCGGCCTGAACTCGTCAATGTCCGCCCAGGCTACGCTTGGCCTGAAGGAGTTGTGCCGCGACTGTCAGCTACAGCTTAAACCGTACGCTGATCCGCTCTTGAATGCCTGCCATGCCTCCCTCAACACGGGACGCATGAAGAACTCGGATTCGGTGCGGCTCATGTTCAGCATCGGCAAGCTAATGAGCTTATTGCAGCCGGAGGAGATACCCAAGTATTTGGACATCATTGTGAGTCCATGCTTCGAGGAGTTGCAGGCCATTTGCCAAGCAGAGTCGGTAAGAAAATAGTATATGAATTAAAACTATAGAATGGCTCTAACCGCTTTTTATCTCCTACAGAAAACTCCTGCTGCTCGGATTCGAACCATCTTCCGGCTGAACATGATCTCTACTCTGTTCTCGTCGTTGAACACGGATGTGGACGATGAAACCAAGCCCCAACCGATCGTCCAACCCGTTCTCCTTGTCATGCAGCGCACGATGCCCATTTTTAAGCGCATCGCCGAGATGTGGGTAGAGGAAATCGATGTGCTCGAGGCCGCCTGCAGTGCCATGAAGCATGCAATAATGAACTTGAGGAGCAGCTTCCAGCCTATGCTCCAGGATCTTTGCTTGTTCATTGTGGCCAGTTTCCAGACTCGATGCTGCGCACCCACCTTAGAGATATCCAAAACGGTGAGATTTCGTATCAAGTGAGAAAGTTAACACATCTACCTTTTTGTTCCAGGCCATAGTCATGTTCTTCAAGGACGAGGGCTGCAAGCCGCTGATGCAGCAGCTTCTGAGGGAGTTTATTCAGCACAGCTTCAAGCTGTTTGAGAGCACTCCCGAGCAAAACTTCTCGAACATCTCCGACACGATGGAGACCTTCTTTGGCTGTCTCTCGCAGATAGTCAAGAAAATCCCCCAAGTGCTGGAGGACAAGACGCTGGCTTACGACAGACTGGTATTCTACGCCCAGCGGGGTATGACCTTGCCGGAGAGCGGAGCCATCCGCAACAGCATTCAGTTTCTTGCCCACTTCGTCATGCAATCTCGCAACCATCCCCACGTCACCGAGGTGGTTCTCGCCACGGGCGAGCAGACCCTATACACGGCGATGATGTGCGTGGGTTATCTCACGCCGAGGTCGCAGGTGGACAAATTTGCTGATATTCTCCTGGCCATGAACAAGAAGTACCCAGCTGAGATGGCCGTTTGGATGAAAACGCTGATGGCTACTCCAAACTTTCCCACACAGCTTATAACGGACGCGGACAAGTCGCGGTACACGGCTCTAATTGTGAAGTGAGTGAGAACCTTTCTTCTCCCTGGATCTCTTCTTTAAAGATTGTGCTTTTCACTTCACAGGGAAAAGGTGAACAAACGGTTGCTGCAGCAGCATCTGTCTGAGATGGCTATAAAAACACGAGGACTCACTGAAAAGTTTCAGTAAAGCAAATGATTGCAATAAAATGGCAACGTGACATTCTCCCATCACCCAAATTCAGAtctagtttattttatttgtaattagGCAGCTCTGTAAATGTTCTTCCTAAGTTTCGCCGCCAGGCATAGGTTCAATAGCGCTCTCGACTcgataaacttttatttataattttacaaaattacaTGCTCCATTTACAATTttcacatatattttattaaagggTGTACAACTcggtttatttattgttttcacttttagtaaatattatagttttttttattatttatgtataatATAATTCTTATATTGAAAAGTTTGATTTTCACCGTTTCCTGTATGAAAAAATCTGCCTTTCTAAGAATTACTTTCCCTTTGCCTTTCCgcattattattgttttgcaATTTCCACACTGTGTATGTATCTATAATgccaaaaatatgtaaatacatctctttatataatatatatttgtgtctATAGCTAAACTGAAGCCTTTCGTTTTCCTGGCGTGTACATCACTTGGTAGTGGTAGCAAAACTTTTGATCTGCTTCGTCGCCTTTATCCAGAATTAAGGTTGCGAGTATCTGCACTTCTGTCTAACGGACCCGTTTATGACTATAGAACCAAGCGAGTGGCTGACACGGATCCCACACTAAATAGGTATATCTTTAGGTTAACACATAGAAGTAGATGCTACGACCAGCAAAGTCCCAGTCTGTTGGGGCGAATGAATGAGTGGGGGTTGACGAAGGTAAAAGGATGCTTATAACATATATCCTGCTGGTTATCAACTGTGGTTGGGGGCCGGGCATTGGCACATTCTTTAGGCCTTCATCATCCTCCAAGAAACGTTTTTAGGTCTCTAGGAATACGGTTTCCCACATATATTTCCATACATAATATGTAATACATACAAAAATACACTCATGTACATACACACCACAATCTATCTGTTCTggttaatttgtttttgggtttctataaatatttataggtaAGCTGCTAACTGCTAGGCTAAATAGCAtataatattgtaaattttagTAGGTTGTGTATGCATGTCGAGTGGCTTGGATGTCGTATAGCTATGTCGAAGTATGTGGCAGAAGTATGTATATATCGAGGGACATATAGTCAATCAAGGTGGTAAACGCCTACGCTTTAAGTTAGAGAATTCAAATTCAACTGTACAATTATATATTCACGTTTTTACTGAAATGGTAAGAGCATAATTGGGATACCAAAAATTATTGCATATATCTGATCGAGTCTAAAGAGCTCTAGTTCGTAAGCAAAGCTAGCAGCAGCATGCAAATGCAAGGGGAAATGAAAAGAAAGCTTAACTCTGGCATGCGAGCGAAGGAAAATGAACTCAAAATACATTCGCAGAGATAAATAATAGCATAATCGATCTCGTTTGGGATTTTAGATCTTTATTGGTACTATGCGTTTTCGTTATAGATAGGTATTTTGCATGTTTATAGAAAGAAATTGTGCTGCATTccggctgccacgcccccactaagccccaaaatgcaaatgcttTGTTCAAAATTGTTTGTTCTAAATGTGGTGTACATCCTATAGGATATATCCTTCCGCTCTGGGCGCGTGTATATATGCTTTCTGGCCTAGGTTtggagtgtgtgtgcttgggTTTGCCTTCTGGACTATGTGCCCAAAGGCTCAGGCCTCGGGCTCTAAAGATATAGCATTGGTGGCCTCCTAGCAGTTGTTTCCGTCCGGCGGCGGCGTGGTGAGGTACTCATCCGTCCGCTTGTGCTCGATGAGCGCCCTCACGGTCCCGCTGTCCGAGGGCAGGTCCGATTTCCGGCGCAGCAGCGGCTTGTCCTTGTTCCGCTCGCCCCGAATCTGTGTGGAACGGGAAGGGGTTTGGCTATAGAGAATGGACCCACTAGCTGGATTATGGGATCTCAACACACTGGACAGGTGAGGTTACACGGTGGTGCGAGTGATTTTCGTTACGATATCGAGTGCGGGTGCTTGATGGAACCCGAAATTGGACTGGGTTTGGTGGATCCCTATGTGACCACCACTAGGACAATATTACTACGTTTTGTACATCAACTAACCCCAATGTTGAGTTATTTTTATAGTACAAAGTCCGTTAGAGATCGAGTGCGGGTAGGTGTTTTTTGCTTTAGGTCTTGAGTTGTGAACAAAATGTTAAGGAGTTAAGACTACTTTCAAGTAACTGAATTAAGAAGTTGTTAAAATTATTCCCATTGGTcaattttgttatatatttacaGTACAGATTGTAAGATTAAGGTATTTCAACCCCGAAACACATTAAAAAGGATAGAAATATGGAGGTAACTAAGAAAATTCTTAGAGATTTCTAGAGACATGCTCGAAAATGGCaagtattttaaacaaaaggTTCAACTTTGTAgagttaaaataaatctattgAGATGAGTGTTACAAGAGGGACACATTCTCACATCAGGAAAGATCACAAATGAGCTGGTGGATGATGCAAATTATCAGTGTAACAACCAATCAACATATAAGTACTATTAATAATGGTTTCCGCCCGAGTTCGTATGAGGTGAACCACTGCATTCAACCGAAAGTGCAAGCCAGATGTTAGACACACGTTTAGTTCAGAGCTTTTGTGTCGCGGGTGGATTCGTGGATGCGTTTGGGTTGGCAGACGGTGAGGAAACCAAATaagttgtaaataaataaatagacaAAGTTAAAGATAtacaaatatgtatttttttaaatgacatGAGTGTGATTATTTTAACAGACAT is a window of Drosophila biarmipes strain raj3 chromosome 3R, RU_DBia_V1.1, whole genome shotgun sequence DNA encoding:
- the LOC108023976 gene encoding uncharacterized protein LOC108023976, which translates into the protein MLLVQVFTSSANNQNIKPTLFEISEYAKILELKQKLEPITAIPLYQIKIFTSDKSVTDKEVISDILREMSLKDPRADAAFNVFDNKTFVGFVRFHRQVLQNGKAVDSLYYVTPDSRSSSSSAVSGLPKKRALELENPAAGDSTMPVFSQTDRLGTDEGDGFKCESSSSMEEEQPSCSTGMAAPQCIDRTKDCCQQQNCGKPDNRPPYARTMPENRRYGLVVSNLDSCEEVDSEALMSHIFELFESCSIKALHFSDCISMAKFCSNLLIVCVDDETAEWVVNAVDTLCPPHSCMPFIKFFDLMRCTFVLPLVRPGEPLCSIFSLMEKQNPDLVTDKWSVVNRTPLDPCDDNGDLVTDLCPNELIELFIDEDSKDLITQQCSKIVYFCWHLKVNFEC
- the LOC108023968 gene encoding importin-13; protein product: MEPIDIVRLEEAVVSFYRSNSQNQAITHEWLTDAEASPQAWQFSWQLMQLGKSQEVQFFGAITLHSKLMKHWHEVPPENREELKQKILESIVRFAGGPKIVLNRLCISLGAYIVHMLGEWPGAIEEVINTFQNQRMPNVSADVQLWIMLEVLQAIPEEAQVIHTSVKRATLRAEIGKRVPLVLQTAERYLKLQMNRVWDAETYSNMNRAVKCVGTWIKNIGYSIEGCVTITAVLLEVVHKCYWPCIHAGDGCMTADENELAESCLKTLVNIIIQPDCHNYPKTAFVLIKMFLDSLAEITKTEWKRENDNEDIIVHIYMLFVSSVERHSTLLLSGITSSDPELSVLVHRIVQEILHCTDKPGIYPVEESCSTMALAFWYMLQDEVFAMQNDEQKHKCWEYIKPLYAHLTRILVRKSEQPDEKSLAKWNSDDLECFRCYRQDISDTFMYCYDVLNDYILEILAAMLDEAIADLQRHPTHWTKLEACIYSFQSVAEHFGGEESRQIPRLMRVLAEIPYEKLNVKLLGTALETIGSYCNWLKENPAYIPPAINLLVRGLNSSMSAQATLGLKELCRDCQLQLKPYADPLLNACHASLNTGRMKNSDSVRLMFSIGKLMSLLQPEEIPKYLDIIVSPCFEELQAICQAESKTPAARIRTIFRLNMISTLFSSLNTDVDDETKPQPIVQPVLLVMQRTMPIFKRIAEMWVEEIDVLEAACSAMKHAIMNLRSSFQPMLQDLCLFIVASFQTRCCAPTLEISKTAIVMFFKDEGCKPLMQQLLREFIQHSFKLFESTPEQNFSNISDTMETFFGCLSQIVKKIPQVLEDKTLAYDRLVFYAQRGMTLPESGAIRNSIQFLAHFVMQSRNHPHVTEVVLATGEQTLYTAMMCVGYLTPRSQVDKFADILLAMNKKYPAEMAVWMKTLMATPNFPTQLITDADKSRYTALIVKEKVNKRLLQQHLSEMAIKTRGLTEKFQ
- the LOC108023904 gene encoding actin-related protein 5 codes for the protein MVGKRILVIDNGSYECRVGWSDSKEPELRFRNVLTKPRKDRKKEASQQVSAEGSSAAAAVEAPAEIQVGNDITNIEAVRAHLKSPFERNVITNWNHQEQIFDYIFTKMGFEGQDRIDHPIVLTEALANPNFCRQQMSELLFECYGVPAVSYGIDALYSWEHHQQKQKKIADALIISFGYSTTHVIPVLNGKLQLEHVRRLNVGGYHIITYLFRLMQMKYPVHLNAITISRMEKLVHEHCHIAVDYKEELVKWAQMDYYDEHIMKIQLPYNAVTANNALLTAEQKQEKRRELAHRLLEIKNRREREKLREDEQQLFVYNKLRQLYEQKKLDKFERALQQQQIGTLEDLDTLIATINSRVKRAQERAQSAPRPSKQQEKLDKMPKPPEGVSQADWLADLHRKREQLLNRKQARQQQRSEQAKRHTHAAQERMRIISSLAKSEKRRKANGEEEDDGFGMNDNDWDVYKRINRYNDDSDSDADNEQLLEFEKILNHYDANFDDGNSNAQTQSAAENYQLHFGVEDIRVPEILFQPSMIGCSEAGLAELIAFVLKLFPAEEQQRLVDHVYLTGGCAQFRGLKERLTKELLEMRPFQSTFAIYESDEPTLSAWLGACVLSRESGFGKTLTTRQDHQEHGSEFFREHRASNLFYPTPKD